The Nycticebus coucang isolate mNycCou1 chromosome 2, mNycCou1.pri, whole genome shotgun sequence genome includes a window with the following:
- the ZBTB26 gene encoding zinc finger and BTB domain-containing protein 26 isoform X1 — protein sequence MVPGSCLCPARAALPVPLGPPLARVPCPSPFPEPRGAGAPSGVGSGRRPSPGSAKMSERSDILHFKFENYGDSMLQKMNKLREENKFCDVTVLIDDIEVQGHKIVFAAGSPFLRDQFLLNDSREVKISILQSSEVGRQLLLSCYSGVLEFPEMELVNYLTAASFLQMSHIVERCTQALWKFIKPKQPMDSKEGCEPQSASPQSKEQQGDARGSPKQDSPCIHPSEDSMDMEDSDIQIVKVESIGDVSEVRSKKDQNQFISSEPTALHSSEPQHSLINSTVENRVSEIEQNHLHNYALSYTGSDNIIMASKDVFGPSIRGVDKGLQWHHQCPKCTRVFRHLENYANHLKMHKLFMCLLCGKTFTQKGNLHRHMRVHAGIKPFQCKICGKTFSQKCSLQDHLNLHSGDKPHKCNYCDMVFAHKPVLRKHLKQLHGKNSFDNANERNVQDLTVDFDSFACTTVTDSKGCQPQPDATQVLDAGKLAQAVLNLRNDSTCVN from the exons ATGGTACCTGGAAGTTGTCTTTGTCCGGCCAGGGCTGCCCTTCCGGTTCCGTTGGGTCCCCCTTTGGCTCGggttccctgcccctcccccttcccGGAGCCCCGAGGGGCCGGAGCTCCTAGCGGTGTGGGATCCGGACGGCGGCCTTCCCCCGG gTCTGCCAAAATGTCTGAAAGATCAGATATCCTTCACTTCAAGTTTGAAAATTATGGAGATTCAATGttacaaaaaatgaacaaattaagagAAGAGAATAAATTTTGTGATGTTACAGTTCTCATAGATGATATTGAGGTACAGGGGCATAAAATTGTGTTTGCTGCAGGTTCCCCCTTCTTAAGAGACCAGTTTTTACTGAATGATTCCAGAGAGGTGAAAATCTCCATATTGCAGAGTTCTGAAGTGGGGAGACAATTGCTCTTATCGTGTTATAGTGGTGTGCTGGAATTCCCCGAGATGGAACTGGTTAATTACTTGACTGCTGCGAGTTTTCTTCAGATGAGCCACATTGTAGAACGGTGCACACAGGCCCTGTGGAAGTTTATAAAGCCAAAACAACCAATGGATAGTAAAGAGGGATGTGAACCACAGAGTGCTTCTCCCCAGTCCAAAGAACAGCAGGGCGATGCCAGAGGCTCCCCAAAGCAGGACTCACCTTGTATTCATCCATCTGAAGACAGTATGGATATGGAGGACAGTGATATTCAGATTGTTAAGGTAGAATCTATTGGGGATGTATCAGAGGTTAGAAGTAAAAAAGATCAGAACCAGTTTATTTCTTCTGAACCCACTGCTTTACATTCATCAGAGCCCCAGCACTCCCTGATAAATTCAACTGTGGAAAACAGAGTAAGTGAAATAGAACAAAACCATCTCCACAATTATGCCCTCTCTTATACAGGCAGTGATAACATCATCATGGCCTCAAAAGATGTCTTTGGGCCTAGTATTCGAGGTGTAGACAAAGGTCTACAGTGGCATCACCAATGCCCAAAGTGTACCAGGGTGTTTCGTCACCTGGAGAACTAcgccaaccatttaaaaatgcacaaacTCTTTATGTGTCTACTCTGCGGCAAGACTTTTACTCAGAAAGGCAACCTTCATCGACATATGCGTGTGCATGCCGGAATTAAACCTTTCCAGTGTAAAATCTGTGGGAAAACCTTTTCTCAGAAGTGTTCCTTACAGGATCATCTTAACCTTCACAGTGGAGATAAGCCCCATAAGTGTAACTATTGTGATATGGTGTTTGCACATAAACCAGTTTTGAGGAAACACCTTAAACAGCTGCATGGCAAAAACAGCTTTGATAATGCCAATGAGAGGAATGTACAAGACCTCACAGTGGATTTTGATTCTTTTGCATGTACAACTGTCACAGACTCTAAAGGGTGTCAGCCACAACCTGATGCAACACAGGTCCTGGATGCAGGTAAACTGGCCCAAGCTGTCTTGAACTTAAGGAATGATAGTACTTGTGTGAATTGA
- the ZBTB26 gene encoding zinc finger and BTB domain-containing protein 26 isoform X2 gives MSERSDILHFKFENYGDSMLQKMNKLREENKFCDVTVLIDDIEVQGHKIVFAAGSPFLRDQFLLNDSREVKISILQSSEVGRQLLLSCYSGVLEFPEMELVNYLTAASFLQMSHIVERCTQALWKFIKPKQPMDSKEGCEPQSASPQSKEQQGDARGSPKQDSPCIHPSEDSMDMEDSDIQIVKVESIGDVSEVRSKKDQNQFISSEPTALHSSEPQHSLINSTVENRVSEIEQNHLHNYALSYTGSDNIIMASKDVFGPSIRGVDKGLQWHHQCPKCTRVFRHLENYANHLKMHKLFMCLLCGKTFTQKGNLHRHMRVHAGIKPFQCKICGKTFSQKCSLQDHLNLHSGDKPHKCNYCDMVFAHKPVLRKHLKQLHGKNSFDNANERNVQDLTVDFDSFACTTVTDSKGCQPQPDATQVLDAGKLAQAVLNLRNDSTCVN, from the coding sequence ATGTCTGAAAGATCAGATATCCTTCACTTCAAGTTTGAAAATTATGGAGATTCAATGttacaaaaaatgaacaaattaagagAAGAGAATAAATTTTGTGATGTTACAGTTCTCATAGATGATATTGAGGTACAGGGGCATAAAATTGTGTTTGCTGCAGGTTCCCCCTTCTTAAGAGACCAGTTTTTACTGAATGATTCCAGAGAGGTGAAAATCTCCATATTGCAGAGTTCTGAAGTGGGGAGACAATTGCTCTTATCGTGTTATAGTGGTGTGCTGGAATTCCCCGAGATGGAACTGGTTAATTACTTGACTGCTGCGAGTTTTCTTCAGATGAGCCACATTGTAGAACGGTGCACACAGGCCCTGTGGAAGTTTATAAAGCCAAAACAACCAATGGATAGTAAAGAGGGATGTGAACCACAGAGTGCTTCTCCCCAGTCCAAAGAACAGCAGGGCGATGCCAGAGGCTCCCCAAAGCAGGACTCACCTTGTATTCATCCATCTGAAGACAGTATGGATATGGAGGACAGTGATATTCAGATTGTTAAGGTAGAATCTATTGGGGATGTATCAGAGGTTAGAAGTAAAAAAGATCAGAACCAGTTTATTTCTTCTGAACCCACTGCTTTACATTCATCAGAGCCCCAGCACTCCCTGATAAATTCAACTGTGGAAAACAGAGTAAGTGAAATAGAACAAAACCATCTCCACAATTATGCCCTCTCTTATACAGGCAGTGATAACATCATCATGGCCTCAAAAGATGTCTTTGGGCCTAGTATTCGAGGTGTAGACAAAGGTCTACAGTGGCATCACCAATGCCCAAAGTGTACCAGGGTGTTTCGTCACCTGGAGAACTAcgccaaccatttaaaaatgcacaaacTCTTTATGTGTCTACTCTGCGGCAAGACTTTTACTCAGAAAGGCAACCTTCATCGACATATGCGTGTGCATGCCGGAATTAAACCTTTCCAGTGTAAAATCTGTGGGAAAACCTTTTCTCAGAAGTGTTCCTTACAGGATCATCTTAACCTTCACAGTGGAGATAAGCCCCATAAGTGTAACTATTGTGATATGGTGTTTGCACATAAACCAGTTTTGAGGAAACACCTTAAACAGCTGCATGGCAAAAACAGCTTTGATAATGCCAATGAGAGGAATGTACAAGACCTCACAGTGGATTTTGATTCTTTTGCATGTACAACTGTCACAGACTCTAAAGGGTGTCAGCCACAACCTGATGCAACACAGGTCCTGGATGCAGGTAAACTGGCCCAAGCTGTCTTGAACTTAAGGAATGATAGTACTTGTGTGAATTGA
- the ZBTB6 gene encoding zinc finger and BTB domain-containing protein 6 isoform X1: MLRAGIQIVTMAAESDVLHFQFEQQGDVVLQKMNLLRQQNLFCDVSIYINDTEFQGHKVILAACSTFMRDQFLLTQSKHVRITILQSAEVGRKLLLSCYTGALEVKRKELLKYLTAASYLQMVHIVEKCTEALSKYLEIDLSMKNNSQHTDLCESSDPGVKNEEENSDKDCEIIEILEDSPVNIDFHVKEEESNALQSTVESLTSERKEMKSPDLSTVDTGFKDNEICILHVESISTAGVENGQFSQPCTSSKANMYFSETQHSLINSTVESRVMDVPGNQGQGIFCENTEGSYGTVNEIQNLEESYSLRHQCPRCPRGFLHVENYLRHLKMHKLFLCLQCGKTFTQKKNLNRHIRGHMGIRPFQCTVCLKTFTAKSTLQDHLNIHSGDRPYKCHCCDMDFKHKSALKKHLTSVHGRSSGEKLSRSDLKRQNTL; this comes from the exons ATGCTCCGTGCAGGAATACAG ATTGTGACCATGGCTGCTGAATCTGATGTTCTGCACTTCCAGTTTGAACAGCAAGGAGATGTGGTCTTGCAGAAAATGAATCTCTTAAGGCAGCAGAATTTATTTTGTGATGTATCAATTTATATTAATGACACTGAGTTCCAGGGGCACAAGGTGATTTTGGCTGCTTGCTCCACTTTTATGAGAGATCAGTTTTTACTCACACAGTCAAAACATGTCAGAATCACTATCTTGCAGAGTGCAGAAGTTGGCAGGAAATTGTTACTCTCTTGCTATACTGGAGCACTTGAAGTTAAAAGGAAAGAGCTTTTGAAATATTTGACTGCTGCCAGTTATCTTCAGATGGTTCACATTGTGGAAAAATGCACAGAAGCTTTGTCAAAATATCTGGAAATAGATCTTTCTATGAAAAACAACAGCCAACACACCGACCTGTGTGAATCCTCTGATCCAGgtgttaaaaatgaagaagaaaattctgataaAGACTGTGAGATAATTGAAATTTTGGAAGATAGTCCTGTAAATATAGATTTCCATGTTAAAGAAGAGGAAAGCAATGCCTTACAGTCTACTGTAGAGAGCTTGAcatcagagagaaaggaaatgaagtcgCCAGATCTGTCTACAGTAGATACAGGTTTTAAAGACAATGAAATTTGTATCCTCCATGTAGAATCCATCAGTACAGCTGGTGTAGAAAATGGGCAGTTTTCACAGCCTTGTACCTCTTCAAAAGCAAACATGTATTTCTCTGAAACACAGCATTCATTGATTAATTCTACAGTTGAGAGCCGAGTGATGGACGTTCCTGGGAATCAAGGTCAGGGCATATTTTGTGAAAATACTGAAGGAAGTTATGGTACAGTGAATGAGATTCAGAATCTGGAGGAAAGTTATTCACTGAGGCATCAGTGCCCCAGGTGTCCTCGAGGCTTCCTTCATGTTGAAAACTATCTACGCCACCTTAAGATGCATAAACTATTCTTGTGCTTACAATGTGGGAAAAcatttacacagaagaaaaatctcAACCGTCATATTCGAGGACACATGGGGATAAGGCCCTTTCAGTGTACAGTGTGCTTGAAGACATTTACTGCTAAAAGCACTCTTCAGGACCACTTAAACATACATAGTGGGGATCGGCCATACAAATGCCATTGTTGTGATATGGATTTCAAGCACAAGTCTGCTCTCAAAAAGCACTTAACTTCTGTTCATGGCAGAAGCAGTGGTGAAAAACTATCTAGGTCTGATCTCAAAAGGCAAAATACACTATAA
- the ZBTB6 gene encoding zinc finger and BTB domain-containing protein 6 isoform X2: MAAESDVLHFQFEQQGDVVLQKMNLLRQQNLFCDVSIYINDTEFQGHKVILAACSTFMRDQFLLTQSKHVRITILQSAEVGRKLLLSCYTGALEVKRKELLKYLTAASYLQMVHIVEKCTEALSKYLEIDLSMKNNSQHTDLCESSDPGVKNEEENSDKDCEIIEILEDSPVNIDFHVKEEESNALQSTVESLTSERKEMKSPDLSTVDTGFKDNEICILHVESISTAGVENGQFSQPCTSSKANMYFSETQHSLINSTVESRVMDVPGNQGQGIFCENTEGSYGTVNEIQNLEESYSLRHQCPRCPRGFLHVENYLRHLKMHKLFLCLQCGKTFTQKKNLNRHIRGHMGIRPFQCTVCLKTFTAKSTLQDHLNIHSGDRPYKCHCCDMDFKHKSALKKHLTSVHGRSSGEKLSRSDLKRQNTL, from the coding sequence ATGGCTGCTGAATCTGATGTTCTGCACTTCCAGTTTGAACAGCAAGGAGATGTGGTCTTGCAGAAAATGAATCTCTTAAGGCAGCAGAATTTATTTTGTGATGTATCAATTTATATTAATGACACTGAGTTCCAGGGGCACAAGGTGATTTTGGCTGCTTGCTCCACTTTTATGAGAGATCAGTTTTTACTCACACAGTCAAAACATGTCAGAATCACTATCTTGCAGAGTGCAGAAGTTGGCAGGAAATTGTTACTCTCTTGCTATACTGGAGCACTTGAAGTTAAAAGGAAAGAGCTTTTGAAATATTTGACTGCTGCCAGTTATCTTCAGATGGTTCACATTGTGGAAAAATGCACAGAAGCTTTGTCAAAATATCTGGAAATAGATCTTTCTATGAAAAACAACAGCCAACACACCGACCTGTGTGAATCCTCTGATCCAGgtgttaaaaatgaagaagaaaattctgataaAGACTGTGAGATAATTGAAATTTTGGAAGATAGTCCTGTAAATATAGATTTCCATGTTAAAGAAGAGGAAAGCAATGCCTTACAGTCTACTGTAGAGAGCTTGAcatcagagagaaaggaaatgaagtcgCCAGATCTGTCTACAGTAGATACAGGTTTTAAAGACAATGAAATTTGTATCCTCCATGTAGAATCCATCAGTACAGCTGGTGTAGAAAATGGGCAGTTTTCACAGCCTTGTACCTCTTCAAAAGCAAACATGTATTTCTCTGAAACACAGCATTCATTGATTAATTCTACAGTTGAGAGCCGAGTGATGGACGTTCCTGGGAATCAAGGTCAGGGCATATTTTGTGAAAATACTGAAGGAAGTTATGGTACAGTGAATGAGATTCAGAATCTGGAGGAAAGTTATTCACTGAGGCATCAGTGCCCCAGGTGTCCTCGAGGCTTCCTTCATGTTGAAAACTATCTACGCCACCTTAAGATGCATAAACTATTCTTGTGCTTACAATGTGGGAAAAcatttacacagaagaaaaatctcAACCGTCATATTCGAGGACACATGGGGATAAGGCCCTTTCAGTGTACAGTGTGCTTGAAGACATTTACTGCTAAAAGCACTCTTCAGGACCACTTAAACATACATAGTGGGGATCGGCCATACAAATGCCATTGTTGTGATATGGATTTCAAGCACAAGTCTGCTCTCAAAAAGCACTTAACTTCTGTTCATGGCAGAAGCAGTGGTGAAAAACTATCTAGGTCTGATCTCAAAAGGCAAAATACACTATAA